AAGGAAgatggaagggaaggggaagcaaCAAAGAGCAGTGGAAGGAGCTCGAATGGAGTTCTGAGCCCTTGGCCTGGCCTTGAGAAGGCAGCTGCTGCGTCCTGGGCTGGGCCCTCTCCAATGGAGCTTTTTCTAAGGGTTCTGTGCCAGTGTGGAAGGAGCCCAGGCAGGAAACGAAGAGCACAGGTTCTGAGGGCTTTCACGTGGTTTCAGTGCCATCTTTTTTCCCTACATCAGTGTTTTCTTGGTTCTTTCCCTCTCAGATTTGGACACTACAGTTGCCCCAGGAGAATAGCAGCTCTGTGAGATACAGCCGTGTCTGAAAGGACTGTTGTGGATTTGGGATGGACGTTTGCCAAGTGCTCTTTACGCAATACACGGTCTTGGTCTCAATAAAAATCATTGACTGGGACTGTAGGCATCTGCCTATTGTTTGTTCTTGCCCTCTGAGACTGCCaaggggaaaggaagaacaagTCCATGCTGCTTTCGGATAACCGcgtttacttctttttttctgcaattctgGTGTGTGTGTCtcaaacaggaggaggaaggagcggggcttggggtttttggttttgttgttgtttgggatttttttctccttctgtggtGCGTGTGGGAAGGATACAGGCTTAGAACGGGGGAGAATGTAGCACActccctctctgccctctccTCTGTAGCCCCGGCTTTGTACAGCAAACTGCAAGGGACAGCTGTTACTGTTTGATGCGGTGACTTGCAGAAATAGCCTTTGAAAATACTTGCTGTTTCCTCTCCTCATCAGCAGTCACTCTCTTGCTGAACTGTAGTGGTGTTTACATGATCCTGTTCCCTGGTACAAAGTCATGTCTGTTGCACTTCGGATGTGGCGTGTTACAGGGGAAAGTTCCTTTGAGGTCACTTACAACCTGTTTTAATGGTCGCAGCCTGGCCTGGTGGCACAGGAGCAGCTGTACGAGGGAGTCAGCCTCAGCTTGAAATGAAGCGCTTTCGGTGGTGACATGAAATGAAGCTTTGGGTGGTGGAGGCTCTGCAGCAGAAGGTGGCTGCCACGCTGTTGCTGGGCCTTCATTTGCTTGTTGCCGCCGTCTGCTCTGCCATAGCTGTTGGTGCAGCGGCGCTGCAGGTCGCGCTGGAGTCTGTCGGTGATCGAAGGGCACGTGAATCATAGTGCAGAGCAGagagaactctttttttctttccctttattttttttctgttttttttttttaaaccactctAACCTCGGGTTTTGCCTGCTTGCCCCAGCAATAAAATACCCATTGGGTGACTTGTGGTTTTTTCCTCATGAATGACATCAGAATCCCTGTCTGTTTTGGTTATAAAATGGCTGTTAGAGTGCTAGGTTACAGGAAAGAGGATGAGAATTTTGACTTCGGAAGTTCACAGAAGCAGCAATACCTGGTTTAAACACTCCTGGAGTGGAAGCAACGTGCAGCTGAGATTCCTGGTACCACCATAATCTCCCCTTTGTCCATGAGAGGAGAAGAATGACAGAGAAAGCCAGTTTGTCAGAGCAGGCAGCCCGCTTGATCAGGTAAGAGGATGTTCTTTGTTACGTGGCAATTCAAAGTGATATAGATGATTGTTTTCAGATAAATAAAGGAAGAATCTTAATAACGCCTTGAGAGACTGTGGAGTTTCCACTCCCTGTTTGCACGGTGGAGAGCCACAAGGACGACAGAGGGGCAGGCAGCAGTTCTTTTTGACCTCTCTTAAGGCCACCCTTGCCTTTGGCAGTAGGGTTTGAGTTAGGGAGTGTTCCTCATACAGAACAGGAGGACAGCCTGTTCCTAGGTGTCCCCTCGTGAGAAGTGACACATCTCTTCCCTACTCGGTTCCAGGCAGTAGTTTTGTCAGAGACCTGCTTTTGACAGTGTGAGAAGGAAAGGCAAGACACTTCTGGTTACTCTCTCCCTTCCCGTGGAGCGTGCTGACTGCCAGCTGCTTTATTGCCGTGAGGACTAACTCCCAAAGACGATGACAGAGCTTTGGAGGAGTCGTGGGTCTCCACCATGGAAAACGAGAGCTGAAGCTGCTGTGGGACCTGTTTGTGCTTTCCTGGTACAGCTTTGCTGGGTGAGAACCCAGAGGCGGGGATGCTGTAAGGTCAGATCCACACCAGCAGCGGGGCTTGTCCATCTGTGTTCCAAACTTTAACGTGCCCGTATGGTTTTAGACAGCGGTTTTGCCTGAAAGGGAATGGCAGCAATGTCTTGCTCTTCCTTGCTTTGAGGGGAAGTGAGAGTGCGGCTGCAGGCCCCTTTCAGAGCGTCTCAGACCGAAGCACTGGCACCTGGTTCCAGAGGggcagctctggctctgcagaCTGGTGGGACTGGAGGGCAGGGCGGGCTGAGCTGGTCACGGGTGGCTTTGGGTGGGAGCATTGTGCCTCCCTCCTGCAGTGGGTGCATGGAGAGAACCGAAGCACGCGCTGTGCCGGCTGGGTGCTGTGCTCTCCCCCCGGTTCTGGGGGGGCGGAACGCTTCGCTGGCGGGGCAAGTGCTGTGTCTGGGATCCGAGTGACGGCTTTTCATCTTCGCTTCCTGTGGTTTCTTTCTGCAGAGCAACGCGGGAGACTCTGCAGGGCATCTTGCAGCGCAGCCTGTTCTGGTGTTAAAACTCTACGCAGAAGAGCTTAGCAGTGACCTCCTCACTGTGGGGACTCTTTGGAGAGGCCGGTGTActcagctgcagcctttgcacGGGAGATGATGGTCTGAGCTCCGGTGAGTTAACTTTCTGACTGAACTTTTTATGAGTCTTTACAGggcagaaaaccaaaccaactacTAGTGCTGTTCAGGTGTTAATCAAGCAACTGCTACTGCAGGCTCAGGTATCGCAGCGTGGGTTTTTTAGTTTGgtgcgtttgggttttttttcaatagttGCAGTGCAAAAATACCTGCTATTGCTGTTTCTGCAAATGTTTCCCAGTTTCTGGTTACAATAAAAACCTATTGGGTTTTCGGGCTCGTTATCAACTCCAGTAAGTGGGCGACCCGCGTTCATCCAGGCAGTGGTGTAGAAGCAGACCCATGGCTAACTGCAGGTAGCACAAAGGACTGCTGgggagttttgctttgttttttaaatcccagAGCAACTGTTAAAAATAACCTAAAGACGTTTAATTAAAGAACACTCTCTCTTAGCATCATAAAATCTACCATCAGTAGAGAAACTTCCATACAAAGTCCTtgtctgaataatttatttggggTCCGTCATTAATATTTGTTATTACAAAGGGTTATTtagcattcttttcctttttatgttgcATTACTAATTCTTTTCAGCTGATTCAATTTGGACACCCAGTACACGGGGAGATCTGTTTTCTCTGATTGTTGGATGGTGATGCTTTAAAACTAAAAAGAGGTAGAGAAAAACCTCACGCTTGACCGGAGTTCAAAGACTTAAGCTTGGTTTtatatgaaaacatttctaaTAACTTAATGAACTCGAAATCCACTGGAaactttgtctgcttttctgtggTTGTGTAAATCAAATACCTTTGCACAGAAACAGAAGTTCAGTGGTGCGTTTTGGTTGTTTGGAAGAAGTAACACCtccctcaaacaaacaaacaaaagcccaacAAAGTAACTCTGGGGAAGCAAAGCTGGATTTGGAATTTAATCAGAATCCATATGTTTAAAATGGTAGAGAAGTAAATGGTACATTACTATAAGAGACAGAAGTGGCTAGACACGTGGAAAGCATCTGTTCAGTCGTAGACTGTCACTTCTATTACCTTTCACAGGGAATTAAAATAACTTCAAACGGATTGATGTATGTAGCGGGGTCCTGCAGCGTCTGTGTAACAGGTTGGAACTGGGTTGAAGACTGACTGGTAAAATACTCCATGTCAGGGATTTATTATTTCCCCCCGGCCACCATTCCTTACTCCTGCTGGAGCTTAGATGGGTTGATGTTACCTGATGGACGATGAGCGTTAGTGGGACACGTGTCACTGTGACAACCTTCACCTCTCACTGACCAGCAGCTGAGGTGTTGGCGTTGCCCACTGGCCACTCTTAAGAACGTGAGACTTAAAGTGGATCCTGttgcagctggggagggatttAGGGGATTCAGTGAGGCTGAAAgtgcctctgtgctcggcactggtgaggcctcaccttgagtgctgcgctcagttctgggcccctctgtacaagagggacattgaagtgctggagcgtgtccagaggagagcgaccaggctggtgagggctctggagaccagggcatacgaggagaggctgagggagctgggcatgtttagctcggagaagaggaagctgaggggagacctcattgccctctacaactccctggaaggaggttggagagaggtgtgggtgttggcctcttctcccgggtgaataatgacaggaccagaggaaatggtctgaagttgcggcaggggaggtttagattagagtggtcaggcactggaacagcctgcccagggagggggttgagtcaccatccctagaggtgtttaaagaggtgtttaagaaatgtcgagatgtggcacttcagggcatgctctagtggcagagattgtaggttgtttggttggactcgatgatcttaaaggtcctttccaaccatgaagattctgtgaaagGAACCGATATTAGTGTGGTATCGTGCTGTGAGCAGCTTCTGTGCCTGGGTGAGGCCTGGGGCCGTACTGCCAGGGGGCTGAGTGGCATCAGTTTCAGGGAGTCCTTTAGCCAGACGCGTTTTGCCGTCCCATGGCAGTCACTCAGCATTGAGCATAAGGAACTCTTGTGTCCAGCTTCTACAGAATCTGGGGACAATGTACATGCTGTTTGGAaaaattccttttgtttgttttggagctGTGACCTGACAGTGTCAGAGACATCCTTACTGGGCTTGTCTGGTGAGAAGCAGTAGATAACCTGTCCCCTTTGCCATCCGGATTCTACAGCCTCTGCCTTATCTTTCCCCAGTTGCAACACTCTACTTTGAACCTAGAAAAGAGAGATTTTCGATGGCTCTTGCTCTGGCAAAACTCTGAGATAAAGGTTGTTCTAAGTCTTACGCCGCTTAAAGCTATGGCTTAGCCATGCCTGGGTGTGTATTGATTCTCCcgcgtgtctgtgtgtgcgtaCAGTCCCTCTGCTGTCAGTGAAGGACCCACGTAAGCAGCGATGTATACTTGCCTACCTAaagtgaaaccattttttttcctttccaatgtTCCAGTTACCATGTCGGGTGCTTTTGACTTCATTAGGTAAACAACTCTTGGGAGGAAGTGTGATTTCAGAGTTTCCTTTGGAAAGTACCCAACAAGCTACCTCTGTTAATTTGGTGTTGTCATCTTGTGATGATTTTAGAGCCACTAACTAATCTGACTACTGTGTAAACCTAAAATGCCCTTGTTTTAAAAGATTAACTCTCCCTTACAGCAACACCACTTTCCATCTAAACATCCTGAGCACCGACCTCTGAACCACAGCCTCCGCCAGCCGTAACATCGCTCAGTTGTGCAGCTTCAGCTCTTTCCCACCTGAGATGAACTAGAACTCGAGAACCTCCTGAGGTAAGGGATGGCTTAAGACGTTTATCGTGTGCCAGGTATCCTCCAGCAGAAATCATGGCAGGTATTTCCTGGAGTGACGGAGGCTCCAATGAGACAGTTGCCAATGCCAGTTCAGAATTCAGCTTGGAAGCAGACTTCCAGTATTCCTTGTTTACTGTCATCTACAGCATTGTCTTTGTGCTGGGACTGGGAGAAAATGTCTTGGCTCTGTACCTGCTGTCCTGCAGAGTGACGCACACCTCTCAGTCCTACGTGTACCTGATTAATCTGGCTCTGGTAGACaccttgtttgtttgtgtgttgccATTCAAAATTCATTATCACCTGAATCGGAACAATTGGATCTTTGGTGACATGGCTTGTAGGGTAACTGGGACTCTGTACTACATCAACATTTATCTAAGCATTGCCTTTTTCACCTGCATTTGTGTGGATCGCTACATCGCAGTGTTGCACCCCTTCGCATACATCCAGATCAAAGTCATCCATTACGTGATGGTGGTCACGGTCCTTTGGGTGGTCGCCCTAGGTGTCATGGTTCCACTTATCCTTGGAGGTCCCCTCCACAACAGTGGCGCGAGGAACACAATAGCGTGTTTTGAGAACTTTACTACGAGTAGCTGGACTTATCGCATGGCACCGTACAACATCCTGGCCTTAGTTTTTGGGTTTGTGATCCCATTTTCCGTCATTCTGATCAGTTACCCTCTCATTGTGAAGCGGATCTCCCAGATCAAGCACAGCATTCGCAAGAGGAAGGCCCTGACCACTATCTACATCATCTTGCTCATTTGTACTTTGTGCTTTCTCCCCTATCACCTCACTCACTTGCTCCACTTTTTAATGAGAATCCAGGTCATCCAGAATGAGTCATTCACCAACCTCATCTACAAAATGCGAAGGGTCACCTTAGCCCTGGTGAGCTTCAACTGTTGCCTTAACCCTCTCTTGTACTACTTCACCTCCTCCAGCAAGCGATGGCGCTGCAACTTCAAGCTCAGATTCAGGTCTAAAATTGTGTACACAATCTGCGACCAGAAATTCAGGGAGTCCTCCTACATTTATAAAGTACAAGAGGGACACGGAAATAAAACCCGCAGAGATGGGATCAACTGAGCTACTTCAAGTAAGTACAATATTCCTCTTTCCGActgttgctttgaaaacaaacCCGTGAAGCCTTCCGTTCTTTCCTACAGCGGTCGTCACATCAAGGCAACACCGGGGGGAAGTACCAAACAGATATTTATTGTTATTAGCCAACTTGGGTGGTCCCTGGGGGAGCCGTATTCTCTGACAGTGCTAGACAACACGTGGGGAAACACCAGTGTGCGTGAACACAGCGTGGTTTGGTCTCCTTTGGTTTAATTCTGGGGTTGGTAGGAGAACACAGGGCCCTTCTCTGGAAAGCGGTACAGCCCAGGAAAGGGTTAATTGAAGGAAACCAGCCTCCTAACTGACAGTAATCTGCAAGTGGATGTGGGCAGCCCTGCTTGGCTTTTCCCTATTTTGGAGGGCTCCTGTGTTTTCTCCCTGGGGCACACCGTGGCCAGCTGGGCTCCCAAACTGATCCCTGCCCACATTCCACAGCCAAATAAgggcttctcctccctccctgcgcATGGAGGGATTGGCATCCCGAGGAGGGGTTCAGTGCAGGGTTTCCACCATCGCCTGCCTATGGATTCAGGCTGAACATCTGTTAATGCAGTTCCAGAAGATAACAGATACAAGTATTTATCAGTCGGTTAACCCTGCGTGGTGGGTAAAACAACCTCCTCTCCTCACATGGTTACTGCAGGAGTTGCACAACTCCTTACATGGTGCCGGCCCGGTCAAATGTCAAAGCTTTCTTCAGCCACTGTGTTTACGTCACAAAATGTGCCTGACGTGTTTCACCCCTTCTCTTGTATTAACAGAACCACACCGCTTCTGAGAACTCCTGTTTTCCACCCCGTGAACTATGTGACTTCGGCGAGAATTTCTCGTTCGTGGGTTATCAGTCACCAGAAAACCACGGGCCTGGCTGACAAACCTCCTTCAAAGCCAAGGGTTTACTTAAGAGGATGTGATTTTTGGTAATGGATACACAGATCTTGCTGTTGCGTTCCTTCCCACACCACCCCCACGCTTCAGAGAGGGACAGATGCTGTTGGCCTGCAGGCACGCAAGCTGCTGAGAATGGAAGGGAAATTGTCACAGGCTTGTTTAACATGAACCAAGGTTTGCCGGACTGTCGCAACGTGCTACATCAGTATTTCCACTTTCAAACGTGCACAAAGTCCTGCTGCAACCTGGCACGTGCA
The Rissa tridactyla isolate bRisTri1 chromosome 16, bRisTri1.patW.cur.20221130, whole genome shotgun sequence genome window above contains:
- the LOC128918227 gene encoding lysophosphatidic acid receptor 6-like translates to MAGISWSDGGSNETVANASSEFSLEADFQYSLFTVIYSIVFVLGLGENVLALYLLSCRVTHTSQSYVYLINLALVDTLFVCVLPFKIHYHLNRNNWIFGDMACRVTGTLYYINIYLSIAFFTCICVDRYIAVLHPFAYIQIKVIHYVMVVTVLWVVALGVMVPLILGGPLHNSGARNTIACFENFTTSSWTYRMAPYNILALVFGFVIPFSVILISYPLIVKRISQIKHSIRKRKALTTIYIILLICTLCFLPYHLTHLLHFLMRIQVIQNESFTNLIYKMRRVTLALVSFNCCLNPLLYYFTSSSKRWRCNFKLRFRSKIVYTICDQKFRESSYIYKVQEGHGNKTRRDGIN